A stretch of DNA from Mucilaginibacter daejeonensis:
CCTGCCATGCATACCGGCTCACGCAATAACCTGATCGGTAAAGACCCAGCCCCCGAAGTGGCAGACCTGTACTCGAACGAAAAACAAGTGACCCCTCAAACTCCACCGGCGTTCCTGGTACACGCGGAGGACGACAAGACGGTGCCGGTTGCCAATAGCCTGATGTTTTATGAAGCTATGGTAAAGAACGGCGTAAAAGGTGAATTGCACATTTACCAAGCAGGTGGCCATGGCTTTGGTCTAAACAACAAGACCACCAAAGAGCAATGGTTCGATGCCTGCAAGAACTGGATGGATGCCAATGGCTGGTTAACTGCCAAGTAAAAAGATCTTTATAACAAATTTTGTCAGCCGAACATGCTTTATTCAAGTTGTTCGGCTATTTTTATGACCTAAACCTTATCTAAAGATGATCAGACCAAAAGACGTCCTTGTAGTTACCACGGCCACAATAGAAGGCCGCAAGATCGAACGTCATTTAAAGCCGGTCACGGCTCACCTTGTTGCCGGTACCAACTTCTTCAGCGACCTCTTTGCCTCTTTTAGCGATGTGTTCGGCGGTCGGTCCGGTACTTACCAAATGCAATTGACCTCGCTTTATAATGAAGCGATACAAAAGATCCAGAAGGCTGCTCATGAGATAGGGGCCAACGGTGTGGTGGGTCTGAGTATCGACATGGACGAAATATCGGGCAAAAGCAAATCGATGTTCATGCTCACGGCCATTGGCACAGCGGTGGTGTTGGCTGATGCGGTCGACAACTCATCTGCCTATCGTCAGGTAGATAAATTGGTTAACGTTAGCCATGAGCATCTTGCGGTATTGCATCGTAAAAAGGAGATGCTTAGGCATGCAAAAGAAGGTGTGCTTGGCTTCAACGAGGAGAATTGGAAATTCATCATTGACAACAGATTCGAGGAGATCTTGCCTTATTTATTCAAGAAATATAGTACTTACGCACCCAGTTTTGCAGCTACCGAAGCAAAGTCATTCTATGATAACATAGCTGCTTTGATCGATGGGTTCCCTGACGAAAAGAAGATCGAGTTGCTTTACGATAGCGCTTTGAGCCAAGATAATGAAGGGCTGCTGGGCGCTATAGGAGGTTTGATCAGGGAGCACCGTTTACTGGATCTTGATGAGGTGATAAAATTGCTGCACACCAACGACTTTAATAAACAGCGTTTGGCCCTAAGACTTGTCACCTATCCAAAGCCATATTACGATCAGGAAGACGTTAATAAACTGCAAGAGATCAAAGCGATATTGAACGCTGGTTTTCCTGAGCGCGGGCAGCGCACCACCAAAAAGCAGCTCCTGTCATCCAAAGAAAAAGAGGTATGGGTTTGCGAGTGCGGTACCAATAACGACATCAACGGCCAGACCATCGAGAACTGTAGCTCGTGTGGAAGGGATATTTACGGATTCAGAGCCAACGGTGATGTCACGCCTAAAAAAGCGATCGCCAACATTGAGCAAAGGGTAGCACTCATACAGGAGTCACTGGCCTGAGCATTAGCTCAGTACTGCCAGTAACTCTTTCAATTCGTTCACCTTATCGGTAGATCCTAATTGCTCGTAAGCGCTGATCAGGTTACGTAGTATGCGCCTTACGATGTCGGTATTACTACAAGGCTCGTAAAACTGCTTGTCGTTGTTAAGGTTCAACTGCTTCAGGAACATGTCCACATCCCTGCGACCAAAAATGAAACCTTTGTTAAAGGCGTTGA
This window harbors:
- a CDS encoding YbjQ family protein, coding for MIRPKDVLVVTTATIEGRKIERHLKPVTAHLVAGTNFFSDLFASFSDVFGGRSGTYQMQLTSLYNEAIQKIQKAAHEIGANGVVGLSIDMDEISGKSKSMFMLTAIGTAVVLADAVDNSSAYRQVDKLVNVSHEHLAVLHRKKEMLRHAKEGVLGFNEENWKFIIDNRFEEILPYLFKKYSTYAPSFAATEAKSFYDNIAALIDGFPDEKKIELLYDSALSQDNEGLLGAIGGLIREHRLLDLDEVIKLLHTNDFNKQRLALRLVTYPKPYYDQEDVNKLQEIKAILNAGFPERGQRTTKKQLLSSKEKEVWVCECGTNNDINGQTIENCSSCGRDIYGFRANGDVTPKKAIANIEQRVALIQESLA